A window of Hemibagrus wyckioides isolate EC202008001 linkage group LG03, SWU_Hwy_1.0, whole genome shotgun sequence contains these coding sequences:
- the LOC131347797 gene encoding uncharacterized protein LOC131347797, with protein sequence MHTQSFDVLEQTGLEEVQECDSSHNADDDESIDLFLDSSDSDEEANTFLDEYEAVTFSSLLTMARRGFSFSTPETPQPGRGLGDRNTPVSPAMDNKMLLTAITGLSHQLSKFAADVPREFKAINGRLQSIEDQLTQCESNGCSTEELKRKRRLHNPKIAEAVRRLHNSKANCRRYDPEQGLSSPYNETVTSFLLGALSISPELHDEGLDKNDFVVACKTYYETVCRNF encoded by the exons ATGCATACACAATCATTTGACGTCCTTGAACAGACTGGATTAGAAGAAGTTCAGGAGTGCGACAGTTCACACAATG ctgatgatgatgaaagcaTCGATCTGTTCCTTGATTCCAGTGATTCAGATGAAGAAGCAAATACCTTTCTG GATGAGTATGAGGCTGTGACATTTTCTTCGCTGCTTACAATGGCTAGACGTGGCTTCAGTTTCAGCACCCCCGAGACTCCTCAGCCGGGACGTGGGCTGGGTGACCGAAACACCCCAGTGAGTCCCGCAATGGATAACAAGATGCTACTTACAGCTATCACTGGCTTATCTCATCAGTTGAGCAAGTTTGCTGCCGATGTCCCCAGGGAGTTTAAGGCGATCAACGGGAGACTACAGTCTATCGAAGATCAACTTACTCAATGTGAGTCAAACGGCTGCTCGACGGAGGAACTGAAGAGGAAAAGGCGACTGCACAATCCTAAAATCGCG GAGGCAGTCCGTCGACTACACAACTCTAAGGCAAACTGTAGGCGCTATGACCCGGAGCAAGG ATTAAGCTCGCCATATAATGAGACGGTCACCTCATTTTTACTGGGAGCACTGTCCATAAGCCCGGAATTGCACGATGaaggcctggataaaaatgactttgttg TTGCCTGCAAGACATACTATGAGACCGTCTGCAGAAATTTCTGA
- the LOC131347589 gene encoding von Willebrand factor A domain-containing protein 7-like, which yields MRSSVCIALVVLVLPVVQTFVPVGNETTHVTITQNAVMKKIYEVCEAVAESEDREFKPSGSSAEELLCACLGTNTGQVSGAKFHEALNQIYIQNGIVDRDYASSNPHHFNSEAFTEGHSLISQGVAAVKANIREDNLQAARETLGRVLHTLQDFYSHSNWVELGYKITYANLIKPDLTIDNVAEVDTPTCSDCASGTCSNPLLPSILKEKKLTSGYMGLNSPNKPNGKCSHGGGADLTSTQVPRGGINKDERLSHNAALHDTAVALAIDATVDLLEDVRGAVGNKEYLRMMGIARTAVLCFVIDTTVGMSDGIAEAKRVAHSIIDSKKGTLDEPSEYILVPFNDPSFGPLIRTTNPDVMKSEISKLTAEGGGDEPEMCLSGLQLALTGAPASSHIYVFTDASAKDKHLESTIIALIRSTKSTVSVFMTEKTRPARVLHMQGRSGFQVYYNLALASGGQAIEVTKANLPSATDIILDTSTAALVTVLQRARIPGHVENFPFLLDASLSNVTAYLTGNNLRFTLHNPSGVSQPHTVSNGPLATIQTVGNLQRLHFNLNETGLWSISMESTEAYTIKVTGQSATTFIYDFVEEFSGPHSGFALIEGRPQKGLPAKLLLTMTGQKGAEALELQEVALVEVSDASVVNGTIEEMGDGNFLVTVNQVPEGEFVVMMKGKDMTTSSYFQRQTTTQMSLSKVIIKAVVGSAMVPGKEFEVPFTVSTDGLGGVFTISAKNDKDFPLKYNPQLTVNTGGNASGTVKVTPPASTASGTDVTLTILAEGPRAEDSNYAVLRLSVVAEVTDFSSPKCEIVGVSPICPSDCIQSTWDLSVNITDGNGTGIERIYIQKGSGNLFYQSVEDGGITVVMGYYNASCCSPDVIVTAVDKEGNVGRCTYTVQRSGGVSPSLSLPLWACLLVSALSIMHDALPL from the exons ATGAGATCATCTGTGTGCATTGCTCTGGTGGTTCTGGTTCTGCCTGTCGTGCAGACATTTGTGCCAGTAGGCAATGAAACCACGCATGTGACCATCACCCAGAATGCTGTAATGAAAAAGATCTATGAAGTATGTGAGGCGGTGGCTGAGTCGGAAGACAGAGAATTCAAACCATCA GGCTCCTCTGCAGAAGAACTGCTATGTGCGTGTTTAGGCACAAACACTGGTCAAGTGTCAGGTGCCAAGTTCCATGAAGCCCTGAATCAGATTTACATACAGAATGGAATTGTGGATCGTGACTATGCATCCAGTAATCCACATCATTTCAACAGTGAGGCTTTTACAGAGGGACATTCTCTGATCAGCCAGGGTGTCGCCGCAGTCAAAGCCAACATTCGTGAAGATAACTTACAGGCTGCTCGGGAAACACTGGGAAGAGtcttacacacactgcag GATTTTTACAGTCACAGTAACTGGGTGGAGCTGGGCTACAAGATCACATACGCCAACCTCATTAAACCAGATCTCACCATCGACAATGTTGCAG aggtggacACCCCAACCTGCAGTGACTGTGCCAGTGGTACTTGCTCGAACCCCCTGTTGCCTTCCATtttaaaagagaagaaactCACATCAGGATACATGGGCCTGAATTCTCCCAACAAACCTAATG GTAAATGCAGTCATGGTGGAGGTGCTGATCTTACCAGTACCCAAGTTCCTCGTGGTGGGATAAATAAAGATGAGCGCCTTAGCCATAACGCAGCTTTACATGACACTGCAGTCGCACTGGCAATAGATGCTACTGTTGACCTCCTGGAGGATGTTCGTGGAGCCGTGGGCAATAAAGAATATCTGCG gaTGATGGGCATCGCTCGTACTGCTGTCTTGTGCTTTGTAATTGATACAACAGTCGGCATGTCTGATGGCATCGCCGAAGCTAAGAGAGTTGCACACAGTATCATTGACAGTAAGAAAGGGACTCTGGACGAACCTTCAGAATACATATTGGTCCCGTTTAATGATCCGA gcTTTGGACCACTTATAAGGACAACAAACCCAGACGTAATGAAGAGCGAGATTTCAAAACTCACTGCAGAAGGTGGTGGCGATGAACCAGAAATGTGTTTGTCAGGACTGCAG ctGGCTCTGACTGGAGCTCCTGCCTCCTCTCACATTTATGTTTTTACTGATGCCAGTGCAAAAGACAAGCACTTAGAAAGCACCATCATCGCCCTTATCCGCAGCACCAAGTCCACA GTCTCTGTCTTCATGACAGAGAAGACAAGACCAGCAAGAGTTTTGCACATGCAGGGACGCTCAGGATTCCAAGTGTATTATAACTTGGCTTTGGCCTCCGGAGGTCAAGCAATAGAGGTCACAAAAGCCAACCTACCCAGTGCTACTGACATCATCTTAGACACCTCTACAGCTGCTTTG GTAACTGTCCTGCAGCGAGCCAGAATTCCGGGTCATGTGGAGAATTTCCCCTTCCTATTAGATGCATCGTTGTCCAATGTTACTGCCTATTTAACAGGAAATAACCTCAGGTTCACTCTGCATAATCCATCAG GTGTGTCGCAGCCTCACACTGTAAGTAACGGACCTCTTGCTACGATTCAGACTGTAGGGAACCTGCAGCGGCTTCACTTCAATTTAAATGAAACAGGCCTGTGGAGCATCAGCATGGAATCTACAGAGGCCTACACTATCAAAGTGACAG GTCAAAGTGCAACAACTTTCATTTATGACTTTGTGGAAGAATTCAGCGGACCCCACTCAGGATTTGCTCTTATTGAAGGTCGGCCCCAGAAAG GCTTACCTGCTAAGCTATTACTGACAATGACTGGACAGAAGGGTGCTGAAGCTCTGGAGCTACAGGAAGTTGCTCTAGTGGAAGTTTCGGATGCTAGTGTGGTAAATGGGACCATAGAAGAAATGGGTGATGGAAACTTTCTGGTTACTGTGAATCAAGTTCCAGAAGGAGAATTTGTAGTTATGATGAAAGGAAAAGATATGACCACCTCAAGCTACTTCCAAAGGCAGACCACAACACAGATGTCTCTGTCTAAAGTCATTATCAAG GCTGTAGTAGGCAGTGCAATGGTGCCAGGAAAAGAATTTGAAGTGCCTTTTACTGTGTCTACTGATGGACTCGGTGGAGTCTTTACGATCAGTGCTAAGAATGACAAAGATTTTCCTCTGAAATATAATCCCCA ACTTACCGTAAATACTGGAGGTAATGCTTCAGGCACAGTGAAGGTCACCCCTCCTGCAAGCACTGCATCAGGAACTGATGTCACTCTGACCATTCTGGCTGAAGGGCCCAGAGCTGAGGATTCTAACTATGCCGTGCTCCGCCTTTCTGTCGTTGCCGAG GTAACTGACTTTTCTTCTCCAAAGTGTGAGATTGTTGGTGTAAGTCCTATCTGTCCATCTGACTGCATCCAGTCAACCTGGGACCTGTCTGTCAACATCACTGATGGCAATGGTACTGGTATTGAAAGGATCTACATCCAGAAAGGCAGTGGCAACTTATTCTATCAGTCTGTGGAGGATGGGGGTATAACAGTAGTGATGGGTTACTACAACGCCTCCTGCTGCTCACCTGATGTAATTGTTACTGCTGTTGATAAGGAGGGAAATGTAGGGAGATGTACCTACACTGTCCAGAGGAGTGGAGGGGTTTCTCCCagtctgtctctgcctctgtggGCCTGTCTGCTAGTTTCAGCCCTGAGCATTATGCATGATGCGCTTCCATtgtaa
- the LOC131347553 gene encoding uncharacterized protein LOC131347553, giving the protein MDECVGFETQFSSVMQNVLRTAVGEATKLFEQTLHQLKAELLHLRQENVDLKSGIFTPPYKTKEAGDGGSSAVHDKRDIGVQCEKPTMVERCCSPAPVCDRLNLRHITSERLEDLCSSSSEDGNRQLALLLIKKEPQETDCDEYAPGYFLLKQEGAEPILVRKEPYKNTMEKVLIPPAIQTVSRSYGTQKELSTTNASSPKTTVSCNYRMASSSISVTQTESMSRVSVCSALQSDTERQKKQASAKKSTLSRLPANSTQPLPPVSVSAPTVLSNNLGQISTRRAQQAVPSVQMDESLQPSIQLGVPSSQQIVQNIHLSSTFAHFGPKLVTPPLPPNQNPITETCPSGQLLQTMVTMTDKRFSGSKSVTSLPECSTQATNSLVSHPQTVIAPAQNIAQLGHFQSPRVQAPFPPDQHTVAQGQVPTSVSQIQPLPNQIHQIPPTQGPVQPIHHSIPATHASSQILGQSNDLLPPNTQSLNLQGHLPPVPHHDMTPSTQPYYSLTPALYGQGFIPLPSMKPSVPQNSISQNNVQSPLEHATSHYDILSDPLCSSSDQFFPTPENTSDLLQPLPHMPFHSPVVLNQQETNSMIHSQSPGQTLQLAPLLTLKEQQAAASSHGNVPKGGPNMTVEIPMSTVNNFDEHMQRYPPLASHESTCESDSIVVDMQNDDPTENNDGSRPAVIPGPIQHYTVLSKPGPNFIVPDSTKEQQSFRINMVKDLQMDNDINKQKEGCDTTCQVWEPSDLTGVLPQSALGAPGQTILQKPARKVLEKKTECSECGRILSNASSLENHMRLHRGERPYTCSQCGKAFPSVRGLNRHVKVHAEEKGYKCEECGRSFVYQFTLTKHKLIHSGDRPFPCKVCGKKFLAKADRATHMRMHTGEKPFFCSQCGKTFKHRVALNMHMQGHRGEKRYVCPHCEKGFVDLGNFKRHKRIHTGEKPFECKECGKRFTQSAHLKKHINTQHTVTKPK; this is encoded by the exons AAAAGCCCACCATGGTTGAAAGATGCTGCAGCCCAGCTCCGGTTTGTGACCGTCTAAACCTGCGACACATCACGAGTGAACGTCTTGAAGATCTCTGTTCCAGTAGTTCAGAAGATGGAAACAGGCAGCTTGCTTTGCTTCTCATTAAAAAAGAG CCTCAGGAGACTGACTGTGATGAATATGCACCAGGATACTTCTTACTGAAGCAAGAGGGTGCTGAGCCAATACTGGTTCGTAAAGAGCCCTATAAAAACACCATGGAAAAAG TTTTGATCCCCCCAGCAATTCAAACAGTGAGCAGAAGCTATGGGACCCAAAAAGAACTATCAACCACGAATGCGTCATCGCCCAAGACCACTGTTTCCTGTAATTACAGAATGGCCTCATCAAGTATCAGTGTCACTCAGACTGAAAGTATGTCTAGAGTTAGTGTATGTTCAGCTTTGCAGAGTGatacagaaagacaaaaaaagcaaGCATCAGCTAAAAAGTCAACTTTGTCACGATTACCTGCTAATTCAACACAGCCACTTCCTCCGGTTAGTGTATCTGCCCCAACTGTCCTGTCTAACAATCTAGGTCAGATATCAACACGTAGAGCCCAGCAAGCAGTGCCGTCTGTTCAAATGGACGAGTCCCTtcagccatccatccaactTGGTGTGCCTTCCTCCCAGCAAATTGTTCAAAATATCCATCTTTCATctacatttgcacattttggCCCTAAACTGGTTACGCCCCCTCTCCCTCCAAACCAAAACCCAATTACAGAAACTTGCCCTTCTGGTCAGTTACTACAAACCATGGTTACAATGACGGACAAAAGATTCTCAGGCAGCAAATCCGTGACATCATTACCAGAGTGTTCCACTCAGGCTACAAATTCGTTAGTCTCTCACCCTCAGACTGTGATAGCCCCTGCCCAGAACATAGCACAGCTAGGACATTTTCAGAGTCCACGGGTCCAGGCTCCTTTTCCTCCAGACCAGCATACTGTTGCACAAGGACAGGTTCCTACTTCAGTATCTCAGATTCAACCTCTACCAAACCAAATCCACCAAATTCCACCCACCCAAGGCCCTGTTCAACCCATCCACCATTCAATTCCAGCAACCCACGCATCATCTCAAATACTTGGTCAATCAAATGACTTACTTCCACCAAACACGCAAAGTTTAAATCTACAAGGCCACCTTCCTCCTGTGCCTCATCATGATATGACCCCATCAACCCAGCCCTATTATTCTTTGACTCCTGCATTATATGGTCAAGGTTTCATACCACTTCCATCAATGAAGCCTTCTGTTCCCCAAAATTCAATTTCCCAAAACAATGTTCAGTCTCCACTAGAGCATGCCACATCGCACTATGACATTCTGTCTGATCCGCTTTGTTCATCTTCAGACCAATTTTTCCCAACACCTGAGAACACATCAGATTTGCTTCAGCCCTTGCCCCACATGCCTTTCCACTCACCTGTTGTATTAAACCAGCAGGAAACCAATTCTATGATCCATTCCCAATCACCTGGGCAAACTTTGCAGCTTGCACCTCTTCTTACTTTGAAGGAACAGCAAGCAGCAGCCTCCAGTCATGGAAATGTACCCAAGGGAGGACCTAACATGACTGTGGAGATCCCTATGTCTACAGTTAATAACTTTGACGAACATATGCAGAGATATCCCCCTCTTGCTAGTCATGAATCCACCTGTGAAAGCGATTCCATCGTGGTGGACATGCAGAATGATGACCCTACAGAGAATAATGATGGTAGCAGGCCTGCAGTTATTCCTGGACCAATACAACATTATACAGTTCTTTCCAAACCTGGGCCAAACTTTATAGTACCAGATTCCACAAAAGAACAACAGAGCTTCAGAATAAACATGGTCAAGGATTTACAGATGGACAATGACATTAATAAGCAGAAAGAAGGATGTGACACAACATGTCAAGTGTGGGAACCATCTGACTTAACTGGTGTCTTACCCCAGTCAGCGTTAGGTGCTCCTGGACAAACCATTTTACAGAAACCTGCACGGAAAGTGCTGGAAAAGAAGACTGAGTGCTCTGAATGTGGCAGGATTCTCAGCAATGCGTCTTCGCTGGAGAATCACATGAGGCTTCATAGAGGTGAAAGGCCATATACCTGCTCCCAATGCGGTAAAGCCTTCCCTAGTGTACGAGGCCTCAACCGCCATGTAAAGGTCCACGCAGAGGAGAAAGGCTACAAGTGTGAGGAGTGTGGCAGGAGTTTCGTTTACCAGTTTACCCTGACCAAACACAAACTCATCCACTCTGGAGACAGGCCCTTCCCCTGTAAGGTCTGTGGAAAAAAGTTCCTGGCCAAGGCAGACCGGGCAACTCACATGCGCATGCATACAGGGGAGAAACCCTTTTTTTGTAGTCAATGTGGGAAGACGTTCAAGCATAGAGTTGCATTGAACATGCACATGCAAGGACACAGAGGTGAGAAACGCTATGTCTGCCCCCATTGTGAGAAAGGCTTTGTGGATTTGGGTAATTTTAAGAGACATAAGCGTATCCACACCGGGGAGAAGCCATTTGAATGCAAAGAATGCGGTAAGCGTTTCACTCAGTCAGCGCACCTCAAGAAACACATCAATACTCAGCATACAGTAACAAAGCCAAAATAG